TAATATGCTTCAAATAAGAAGTAATAAGCAAATTGTAAGTTATGATTCACCATGGAACATGTCCATGCCACTCATATATTGCATAACTAGTAGCTCCATAAAATTAATTTGCCCATCACACAGTGAGGTCTTGGTACACTTTGTCTGGTCATCAATTTGAATAAATGTGCAAACCCAGTGATGGTATTCAATCTATGTACTAAGATTAGGACAGACAACACCAAGTACTCAGGCTGCTATCTTGGAGGATAATGACACGGCTGTAGCTAAAGCTTCAGGGATTCACCaaattaaaagagaactgaaggcaaattttttattatcaaaattctatttacctcattttattaaatataggaatgcatttttgatagctattttgtcactgctatagcacgttatgagtgtttgaaatatgctccataatatatcagtccatatgtcaaagcaatggccgtaaacgagattaattgagacctgtgcgagacatcgtaggacggaagtaaaacgtacagcagaaatcaaagtgaccgacatctgccaacattgtcaaaagatgcgtgcgccctctttcgaatgctgatgtaatcaagccggaagttttgtttgttttgatagcaatcaggaaagtttgaaaaaagtaggcagtaattgccatttaaactcgtttttgtgcaatatttcgtttggaaaacagttttcaaaatggcggcactgacacctggctgacacttcacatttcgaagtctcgcacaagtctcgcaaAGATCACGCAGATatgcgacacctgccgtggaccaaacaaactaaattcaacacggctaaaaaccgaaaaggccgataagtataatatttaattgcaattagttgccaatataagtcacgatataaggttactaaaactgaaaatgtaattgaataacacgttaatcaagaaataaagcaagttcaaaaatgacttcagttctcctttaatctgcCCAAGTTTGGTACGCAGCTAGACCATAGAATTTATCTGAGATAACTGACAGGAGGTCAAATAAAATTCAGGAGGGTAACATCATTATTTAAGAATACAGTATGCTGCAGAGTAGGGTAAGCTTGGTGGGGCATTTAAGTAAAAGAATgtgtacatctaaaaatataacatGGAGGGACAACCCCATAAGAAAAGAAGAACCAAATAAAATCAATCATAAAGAGATGAGAGAAATGATTTTAGTCATCACAGGACTCACGTGGCTCAGGTAGTATCCAAGGCTAATAATGCCCAATTCTGCTAATTAGCTTGTCAGACACACAAGTGTAAATAAGCACATAACCTGCCACAGAGGCACTGTGCACTCACTAACGTTGCCATCTTTAGCACTCCAACAGATGGCACCAGGTGGCAAGGTGATGAGACACCTTGAAAGTGGTATGGTACCCTACCATTTTGAAAGTGGTCGGGTAATGTAAATGTTTACATTTTTTCTACGTCTCTTACTTTTCTTCTTTCCTTTGTCTGATATCTCTGTGAGGATCCAACCCATCCATTTGGTCCTCTAACAATACCTCTGTGATTTCCCCAACTCATAACAGGAGAAATAAAATGACGTTCCGTAGAGACTCTAACTTCCTCTGGCAGTCGCACCATCCACGATGGCATGCACCTTACACAGAATGgaggaaagaaaagaaacaagCAACTCAACATGAAACAGAGGACCTATCCACTAGGATACATGCACCCACATCTTCAAACTGTTTATTGCATAGGCATTGGTGGAGGGGGAACTGGTTTCTCCTGCCTCTGCTCATAGTTTGTTATTTGCCCTTTGAGGCTCAGGGTGCCACTTTCAAGATTGCTCTGGTGGGACCCTGGACATGTGACCCGATGTACTCCAAAGCCCTGCCTGACCTGGCTGCCCGATTGGCTATGGCCCGCATCAACAAAGACCCCTACCTCAGTAAAGGATACTGGTATGATTACACTTTGATCAATGAGGACTGTAAGACTTCCAGGGCTTTGGCCCACTTCACTGAGTTGAAAGGGTATGGCTCTGTTTTTCTTGGGCCAGCCAACCCGGGCTACTGCACCTCCTCTGCACTTCTGGCCAAGAACTGGAATGCTGGCATCTTGTCCTGGGCATGCCTGAAAGCCAACATGGATGATGGGACACACCCAACCTTCCTGCGGCCTCTGCCACTTTCATCCCGGGTGCTATTTGCCGTGCTGCGCTTCTTTCACTGGGCACATGTAGCCATTGTGTCAGAAGAAAATGATATATGGGTGGCAACCGGACAGGAACTTGCTGCCTCACTCCGTACCCTTGGCCTACCCATCAGCACTGTGGTTACCATGGAGATGGATGAGGATGGGCCCCGGAAAGCTCTGGAGAAAATCCGACAGGCAGATCGTGTGAGAGGTATGTAGTTAAAAGAGAGACTCAACTAACACTTTGAGCATTTGAagtgatatacagtaccagtcaaaagtttggacacaccttctaattcactgggttttctttacttttattaattaaaagacatttcatgccttaaagtaatgatggatgttgtttctctttacttagttgagtggttcttgacataatattgattagtacagttgtggaatagggctatttactgtttgatctcaaacacattaagaagtcaagaaattccacgaattaacttttgacaaggcacatctgttaattgaaaagtattccaggtgattacctcatgaagctggataagataatgccaatagtgtgtaaagcgtcatcaaggtaaacggtggctactatgaagaatctaaaatatgaaacattttgttttttaacagttttttctttttactacataatgccatggcttccccatagaaCTCAGGgggagccatggcttaatggttagcgaaactgctttgggaccaaaaggttgctggtttgattccctagaccagcaggattggctgaagtgcccttgagcaagatgcctaacccctgactgctctggcaagtgtggtggtgtacctcatgtctgattagccaaagaaaaactgatgatgccatTATCGGTTTGGGCAGGTAACCTGgctgtaataaaaataaataattctaCATGTTGCTTCATAGTTTTGACATCTTCAGTATTGCTATACAATGTAGAaattaatcaaaatacagaaaaacctatgaaagagtagatgtgtccaaacttttgactggtactgtacatctgtGATTATCCTGGGATCTTTATCTGCTTTAACAACTATAAATGTGTTTGATATGGCAGTGCAAACCACTATATATCTACTCAGTCTGTATTGCCAAAGGAAAATTAGGTCTCCAGTTTCTAAAAGTCTTAAGTATGCCCATTTctatacaaaacaaacaaacaaaaagaaacctGCAAGAAGTTTCTTCTTCAGTTGTTTGGATTCTACTTTGCCAACCAATATCTTGATTCATAGCAAACAAAACATTATGCCAACTCAGCTGGATCATCCTCACTTGTCTATGTATTTATCTGTCTGTCACTGCAGTGGTCATCATGTGCATGCACTCTGTTCTTATGGGTGGAGAGACTCAATACAAGTTACTGACTACGGCAATGCATATGCGCATGATAGATCGTGGTTACATTTTCATCCCATACGACACCCTACTCTATGCGCTACCATATAAAAATGCAACCTACTCAATATTCACCAAGGATACCCAACTCCGGCGGGCATATGATGGAGTCCTCACCATCACCATGGACCAAGGCGAACAGAACTTCTATGAAGCTTTCAAAGAAGCCCAGGACAGCTATGAAATCCACAACAGTGCTGAGCCTGACCAAGTGAGATTTGGGGGGGTGGGGATACAGTATGCCTTACATTATTCTTGAAGCTTGAAATTAAAATAATAAGAGCAGAGCTAGGGTACACTAGAACACAGAGATATGATTCTATTCATGTCAGGGCAAGTCAGATGAAATCAGATGTCAAATGTAATAGGGGATCATATATCCCAGCTTACACTAGAGGTACGTATGTTGGACAAGTTTGGGTTCAAGCTAGAACCTTTAAAGGTTCCCTTAAAGAGACAGAAAAGCCTTTCATGGTACCACATGGAACCTAGGCAGGTAAAGCTAAATCTACTGAAGACAAGTGCTTATTTACAGTTTTGCCAATGCTTCAAACATATTCAAAAAAGATTATCCATATAATCAGTTATATGGTTTAAGTCATCTTGAGAGTTTCTCTTTCCTCTTAAGGTCTCTCCATTCTTTGGTACTATCTACAACATGCTGTACTACACAGCTATGGCAGCAGAAACCACTAGATTGGCTGGAGGAGGCCGATGGGTGACTGGAGAGGCTCTGGCTCAGAACAAGGGAGGCTTCGAGTTCAGTGGCTTCAATCAACCCATTTCGGCAGGCAGCAATGGCGAGGGCATGCAAGCACGCTATGTGGTACTGGACACAGATGGCACTGGTGTCACCTTCCAGCGGACACATGTCCTGGAGGCACCACACACATATGGGAAATTTGGTACACTCAAGTACATGGGGAAGTCCATCCACTTTGCAGGTGCCTCTCCCAGTACTGACCCCAACTGCTGGTTCAGCAGCTACGTGGCCTGCAGCGGTGGTAAAACAGGCCACAATGGCTTATTCCTTTGTCTTTTCTTAGAGAGAATGGGTGCAACGGAAAagaaagactaaattaaacattaaaacaagGACTAAAAACCTTTTAAAGATGTAACAAAACTTAGCATTTGATTTATCACTTTCATTATCTTATTTGTATTGTTATTCTTTAATCTTCATTTGGTTCTGTATTTTCAGATCTTCACttgctcctttttttctttttgtgcagGAATGGATGGAGTGACCTTCTTTTTCCTTTGCATCATTTTCTGTGCTTTAATGGCTGCAAGTGTTTTCCTCTACCACTTGAAGTAAGACCTTATTTCTGTAGTTATTAGTCCAGTTCTATTTGGATTTTTCCACTGAATAATCACGTGCAGATgcaatctgaaaaaaaaatctttcatgtCATTAGTGCCAAATCCTATGCCTTTTTGTCAGATTTTAACtgccatttagcagatgctcttatccagagtaacatacaacatacccagagcagcctggttccttgctcaagagcacttcacccATTCTTGCTgtatcagggaatcaaaccagcgaccttttggttccaaagctgctcctCTCACTTTTAGgccacagcttctccagtcatttCAAATCTATGTTTGAAACATGATTTTTTGCTGATCTATGGGTCTCTGCCCATTCAAGTCCATAGGAGCCAACTGCCCAAGAGTGTTGCCCAAATGTCTGGTGACTGAACAGCTACGGTAAGtcaagtcaaagagtcccatatacgtttccgttcgtacgttggggagtgcctgttagagagcacactctgtctaggccgtcggcatggtgaggtagggtggtcagttcctttcctcgctgcctttaacttccccagtgtttccaccaggtccccattcactgctgggtggacaggaggcgagccccagaacaccgtccAAGGcaaggctcgaaccggggaccatTCTCTTAGTGGTCAAgcactctaaccatttggccacttCACCTCAGAGCAGCTAAAGACTATGATAATTATTTGTTCTTTTGGAAATATTGGAGCGTGGATCTTAATGTGTACATCATGACTTTCGCATTTTTGTCTGTATTTTGGTTCCTTAGACATTTCAGAGTTATGAgatcaattttgtttgatgcatgtttgttttttttctgtttatgtAGGATGACAGGACAGATGGGTGTGTTGGGAAGGTTTGGAGGTGGAGGTGTTTCAACTCCCTCTAAGATAGTGCTCACGTTGGATGACCTAGTCTTTATCAACACACAACTGAGCAGGAGGGTTAGTAATACCATACCATAGTGATGCTATGTCTGCTCTTTGTTGTTTTGCTTTCTATATCTCTCCTTTTGGTTTGTCCTGATTTTGTGGACATTTCATCCTCACTTTGGCCATGTTATATTTATCTCTCTCGTGTGTAAACAGATCAGCTTTATATctatttttgtactttgcttttgtACTCACTGGTCTATGTgcttgtgctgtgtgtgtgtgtatcatgctCTGTTACATGAGTAGCTTACTCTACCCTTACCACAAGCATTTCaattatacatacagtaccagtcaaaagtctggacattactataaacttttgactggtactgtatgtcttGGCATACTGTGCAAatgataaataaacttgactatcagTCAGAAGGTACAGGTCTGTGATGGACCTCTTTCTATTTGTTTATAGAAGCTGAATGAAGATAGTATGATGAAGAGTCAGTTAGAGGAGAAAACCCCTTGTCGCTCCATCTCAGGACGAAGCTACTTCACATCCACCCCCGAAATCTCCAATGTGGCTGTGTTCGAGGTGTGTGAATATAGGGAATTGTACTTGTGGTATAaagtgtacactaccattcaaaagtttggggtcacccagacaattttgtgttttccatgaaaagtcacacttttatttaccaccataagttgtaaaatgaatagaaaatatagtcaagacatttttctgaccattttgagcatttaatcgatcccacaaatgtgatgctccagaaactcaatctgctcaaaggaaggtcagttttatagcttctctaaagagctcaactgttttcagctgtgctaacatgattgtacaagggttttctaatcatccattagccttctgaggcaatgagcaaacacactgtaccattagaacactggagtgatagttgctggaaatgggcctctatacacctatggagatattgcaccaaaaaccagacatttgcagctagaatagtcatttaccacattagcaatgtatagagtggatttctgattagtttaaagtgatcttctttGAAaataacagtgcttttctttcaaaaataaggacatttcaaagtgaccccaaacttttgaacggtagtgtatgcataCAAAAACATACAAATTTTTAAATAAAGAGTGTCTGTTGTTTATGGCGTTTTATTCTTAGAGTGGTGTGGGCAGTATACTGATGAAAATTGTGTGCTGTTTAAATGTGTTGGCAGGGTGACTGGGTATGGTTGAAGAAATGCCAAAATGGAGAAAGAGTCACAGAGGTCACTGAAAGCACAAAATCCATCTTCATTAAGGTAAGACATGAAGAAAGAGAGTGCAACATGAAAAACATGACAAAAGTGAGACACAAAGtagccctgtgattacctggcgacttgtccagggtgtaccccgcctttcgcccgtagtcagctgggataggctccagcttgcctgcgaccctgtagaacaggataaagcggctagagataatgagatgagatggggcagcacggtggtgtagtggttagcgctgtcgcctgcccgtggctggcgagggcctttctgtgcggagtttgcatgttctccccgtgtccgcgtgggtttcctccgggtgctctggtttcccccacagtccaaagacatgcaggttaggttaactggtgactctaaattgactgtaggtgtgaatgtgagtgtgaatggttgtctgtgtctatgtgtcagccctgtgatgacctggcgacttgtccagggtgtaccccgcctttcgcccgtagtcagctgggataggctccagtttgcctgcgaccctgtagaacaggataaagcggctagagataatgagatgagaatgagacacaaAGTGAAAGGGAGGAAGAATGGATGGCATAAGCAAGTGGTTAGAGAACAAGTG
Above is a window of Neoarius graeffei isolate fNeoGra1 chromosome 28, fNeoGra1.pri, whole genome shotgun sequence DNA encoding:
- the gucy2d gene encoding retinal guanylyl cyclase 1, producing the protein MTFRRDSNFLWQSHHPRWHAPYTEWRKEKKQATQHETEDLSTRIHAPTSSNCLLHRHWWRGNWFLLPLLIVCYLPFEAQGATFKIALVGPWTCDPMYSKALPDLAARLAMARINKDPYLSKGYWYDYTLINEDCKTSRALAHFTELKGYGSVFLGPANPGYCTSSALLAKNWNAGILSWACLKANMDDGTHPTFLRPLPLSSRVLFAVLRFFHWAHVAIVSEENDIWVATGQELAASLRTLGLPISTVVTMEMDEDGPRKALEKIRQADRVRVVIMCMHSVLMGGETQYKLLTTAMHMRMIDRGYIFIPYDTLLYALPYKNATYSIFTKDTQLRRAYDGVLTITMDQGEQNFYEAFKEAQDSYEIHNSAEPDQVSPFFGTIYNMLYYTAMAAETTRLAGGGRWVTGEALAQNKGGFEFSGFNQPISAGSNGEGMQARYVVLDTDGTGVTFQRTHVLEAPHTYGKFGTLKYMGKSIHFAGASPSTDPNCWFSSYVACSGGMDGVTFFFLCIIFCALMAASVFLYHLKMTGQMGVLGRFGGGGVSTPSKIVLTLDDLVFINTQLSRRKLNEDSMMKSQLEEKTPCRSISGRSYFTSTPEISNVAVFEGDWVWLKKCQNGERVTEVTESTKSIFIKLRDMRQENLNLFLGLFLDSGIFGIVTEHCTRGSLEDLINKEEMRLDWMFKSSLLMDLIRGMKYLHNRGVIHGRLKSRNCVVDGRFVLKVTDYGLNKIISSLNITQNDYKPEDQLWTAPELLRNTTLMNKGTYKGDVYSFAIIMQEVISRSAPFCVLDMPVKEIIDKVRNPPPLCRPSVSMDEAPLEVIQLMKQAWSEDPELRPSFEDIFKQFKTFSKGKRINIIDSMLRMLEQYSTNLEDLIRERTEELEVERQKTDALVAQMLPKSVALALKKGKPVTPEHFAEATLYFSDIVGFTTISSLSEPIEVVDLLNDLYTLFDSIIGMHDVYKVETIGDAYMVASGVPSRNGNRHAAEMANMSLDILSCIGTFKMRHMPSVKVKIRIGLHSGPVVTGVVGLTMPRYCLFGDTVNTASRMESTGLPYRIHVNQSTVDILRKLELGYQIRSRGKTELKGKGFEETFWLVGRDGFTKPLPIPPDLTPGASNHGISLEEIPLDRRQRFLDRQKRIG